The following is a genomic window from Micromonospora cathayae.
CGGCCACGGCGTACCCGGAGACCGCGGCGATCACCGGCTTGGACAGGGTCATCCGGGTCGGACCCATCGGGCCGTCCCCCTCCGGTTCGACCCGGTTGCCGGACGGCGTACCGATGGCCTTCAGGTCGGCACCCGCGCAGAAGCTGCCGCCCGCCCCCCACAGCACGGCCACCGCGGCCGTCGGGTCGGCGTCGAAGGCGCGAAACGCGTCGGCGAGCGCCCGAGCGGTCGGGCCGTCGACGGCGTTGCGGGCCGCCGGCCGGTCCAGGATCACCGTGGTCACCGGTCCGTCGCGTTCGACCCGTACGCCCATCGGACCAGGATGCCGCCCGCCGCGACCGTGCGCCAGACGACCTGGTCAGGGGTGGTGGTCGGCGGGCTCGGAGCGGTGGCCGGGGGTGGCGCGGGCCGGTGCCTCCCGCGGTTCTGCGGCGCGGACCAGGGTGGCGCCGAGGGCGGCGGCGACCACGCAGGCCACGCCGAGGAACTGCGGCCAGGCCAGCAGTTCGCCGAGCAGCACCAGGCCGACCAGCGCGCCGATCGCCGGTTCGAGGCTCAGCAGCACCGCGAAGACCCGGGGCGGCATGCGCCGCAGGGCGGCCATCTCCGCCGAGTACGGCACCACCGACGACAGCAGCGCCACGCCCACGCCGAGCAGCAGGATCCACGGGTCGAGCAGCGCGGTGCCGCTGCCGGCCACCCCGAACGGCAACACCGCCACAGCCCCGACGGCCATGCCGAGGGCCAGCCCCCGGGTGCCCGGCACCCGCTGGCTGACCGCGCCGCCGAGCACCACGTACCCGGCCCAGCCGACCGCGCAGGTCACGCAGAACAGCAGGCCCAGGCCGTCCACCCCGGTACCGCCCAGCCCGCTGATGAGCAGCACCCCACCGCCGGCCAGCACCGCCCAGGCCGCGTCGAGCAG
Proteins encoded in this region:
- a CDS encoding EamA family transporter, with amino-acid sequence MYAHVLRPEPAPATVAARLVAAVGRPDAVPPPLLMLLGMFSTQLGAAVAKQLFGTTSPGGTTTLRLGFAALILLAVTRPGLRLGWRTGGLVVGFGLMLALMNLSFYAALHRVPLGVAVTIGFAGPLLVGLAGSRRLLDAAWAVLAGGGVLLISGLGGTGVDGLGLLFCVTCAVGWAGYVVLGGAVSQRVPGTRGLALGMAVGAVAVLPFGVAGSGTALLDPWILLLGVGVALLSSVVPYSAEMAALRRMPPRVFAVLLSLEPAIGALVGLVLLGELLAWPQFLGVACVVAAALGATLVRAAEPREAPARATPGHRSEPADHHP